In the genome of Meles meles chromosome 16, mMelMel3.1 paternal haplotype, whole genome shotgun sequence, one region contains:
- the WFDC13 gene encoding WAP four-disulfide core domain protein 13: MKPVLLLQLLLLIHLTPRQVSGSPKEHVMRSILEPPPCRSDPGNCTQFCTLQEDCRNGLQCCSSFCGIVLFLGSGDPAA, from the exons ATGAAGCCTGtgttgcttctccagctccttctgtTGATTCACTTAACACCACGGCAGGTGTCTGGAAGCCCCAAGGAACATGTGATGA GGAGTATCTTGGAACCCCCACCCTGCAGATCAGATCCTGGAAACTGTACTCAATTCTGTACATTGCAGGAAGATTGCCGAAACGGACTTCAGTGCTGTTCTTCCTTCTGTGGGATAGTCT TGTTCCTGGGCTCTGGAGATCCTGCAGCCTGA